One stretch of Nocardia mangyaensis DNA includes these proteins:
- a CDS encoding CaiB/BaiF CoA transferase family protein, which produces MSTESTAKQGPLAGIKVIELAGIGPGPHAALLLADLGADVVRVQRPNQLPGFMERPQWRGRTIVEANLKDPADVAKILDLVEKADVLLEGFRPGVTERMGLGPDEALARNPRLVYGRMTGWGQDGPLADRAGHDINYISLTGVLNAIGRKGERPVPPLNMVGDFGGGSMFLVFGVLAALVERQSSGKGQVIDAAMIDGALALSHMIWGMRGVGLWSDERGTNLLDTGMAFYDTYETADGKYMAVGAIEPQFYAELLAGLEIDPEGLPMQIDPNGQEQLRKLFADKFKTRTRDEWAAIFDGTDACTTPVLTFTEATENPHIAARTGLIEIDGVVQHAPAPRFSRTPGGIPTPPPTVATPIETVWAD; this is translated from the coding sequence GTGAGCACCGAGTCCACCGCCAAGCAGGGGCCCCTCGCGGGCATCAAGGTCATCGAGCTGGCCGGGATCGGGCCGGGTCCGCACGCCGCACTACTGCTGGCCGACCTCGGCGCCGACGTGGTGCGCGTGCAACGCCCCAACCAGCTGCCCGGCTTCATGGAGCGCCCGCAGTGGCGCGGGCGGACCATCGTCGAGGCGAACCTGAAGGACCCCGCCGACGTCGCCAAGATCCTCGATCTGGTCGAGAAGGCCGATGTGCTGCTCGAGGGCTTCCGCCCCGGCGTCACCGAGCGCATGGGCCTTGGCCCCGACGAGGCGCTGGCCCGCAACCCGCGCCTGGTCTACGGCCGGATGACCGGCTGGGGCCAGGACGGCCCCCTGGCCGATCGGGCCGGCCACGACATCAACTACATCTCGCTGACCGGTGTGCTCAACGCCATCGGCCGTAAGGGTGAGCGGCCGGTACCGCCGCTGAACATGGTCGGCGACTTCGGTGGCGGCTCGATGTTCCTGGTGTTCGGCGTGCTCGCCGCGCTGGTGGAGCGGCAGAGCTCGGGCAAGGGCCAGGTGATCGACGCGGCGATGATCGATGGGGCACTTGCCCTTTCGCACATGATCTGGGGCATGCGCGGGGTGGGCCTGTGGTCCGACGAGCGCGGCACCAACCTGCTCGACACCGGCATGGCCTTCTACGACACCTACGAGACCGCCGACGGCAAGTACATGGCCGTCGGTGCGATCGAGCCGCAGTTCTACGCCGAGCTCCTCGCCGGTCTCGAGATCGATCCGGAAGGTCTGCCGATGCAGATCGACCCGAACGGTCAGGAGCAGCTGCGCAAGCTGTTCGCCGACAAGTTCAAGACCAGGACCCGCGACGAATGGGCCGCGATCTTCGACGGCACCGACGCCTGCACCACCCCGGTGCTGACCTTCACCGAGGCCACCGAGAACCCGCACATCGCGGCCCGCACCGGCCTGATCGAGATCGACGGCGTCGTCCAGCACGCGCCCGCCCCCCGCTTCTCGCGCACCCCCGGCGGCATCCCGACCCCGCCGCCCACCGTGGCGACACCGATCGAAACGGTCTGGGCTGACTGA
- a CDS encoding PLP-dependent aminotransferase family protein: MATRVIGAAGLARDLGRWRDPEPDGDSPERRPHRPAYLALAEAIRLLIHDGRAPLGVALPSERDLAATLGVSRTTITSTYSLLREHGYLISRQGSRSTVALPPTIRNDGSLHARGIMALIAQPELPTIDMTYAAMSAPPELHDAYSTALHGLPPFLGTHGMDPVGVLALREALARRYTARGLPTEPEQILVTLGAQHGLRLLLNVLTSPAARVLIEHPSYPNAIEAIRDVGARPIPVPLRPEFPDAGWDLEGLRSTARQTAATLAYLVPDFNNPTGLLLDEAGRAELAAIARDTRMTIVVDESMGELNLSDAPMPPPVAAFAKGAEIVTIGSASKSFWGGLRVGWIRTNQALITKLLGIRATVDLGTPVMDQLATVHLLENADPILDRRRAQLRAQRATLLDAVAEDLPGWHIAPGAGGMSVWAQLPSPVSTALAATAPNHGVLLAAGPRFGVQGAFERFVRLPFTHPEPELRLAVKSIAAAYEALTPRAAEPLQPLTCY, translated from the coding sequence ATGGCGACAAGAGTGATCGGCGCGGCGGGTCTGGCTCGAGACCTCGGCCGGTGGCGTGACCCCGAGCCCGACGGCGATTCCCCCGAGCGCCGTCCGCACCGGCCCGCCTATCTGGCGCTGGCCGAGGCCATCCGGCTGCTGATCCACGACGGCCGCGCCCCGCTGGGCGTCGCCCTGCCTAGTGAGCGCGATCTGGCCGCCACGCTCGGCGTCAGCCGCACGACCATCACCTCCACGTATTCGCTACTGCGCGAACACGGCTATCTGATCAGTCGCCAGGGCTCGCGCAGCACGGTGGCGCTGCCGCCGACCATCCGCAACGACGGCAGCTTGCACGCCCGCGGCATCATGGCCCTGATCGCCCAGCCCGAGCTGCCGACCATCGACATGACCTACGCGGCGATGTCGGCCCCGCCCGAGCTGCACGATGCGTATTCGACTGCGCTGCACGGGCTCCCGCCCTTCCTCGGCACGCACGGCATGGACCCGGTCGGTGTCCTCGCGCTGCGCGAGGCGCTGGCTCGCCGCTACACCGCGCGCGGCCTGCCCACCGAACCCGAGCAGATCCTGGTGACTCTCGGCGCGCAGCACGGACTCCGGCTGCTGCTCAACGTGCTCACCTCGCCCGCCGCGCGTGTACTGATCGAGCACCCCAGCTACCCGAACGCCATCGAGGCGATCCGCGATGTCGGCGCCCGGCCCATCCCCGTTCCGCTGCGGCCCGAATTCCCGGATGCCGGCTGGGATCTCGAGGGTTTGCGCAGCACCGCACGGCAGACCGCGGCCACCTTGGCCTACCTGGTCCCCGACTTCAACAACCCCACCGGTCTGCTGCTCGACGAGGCGGGTCGCGCCGAACTGGCCGCCATCGCCCGCGACACCAGGATGACCATCGTCGTCGACGAGTCGATGGGGGAGCTGAATCTGTCCGACGCGCCGATGCCTCCGCCGGTCGCCGCGTTCGCGAAGGGTGCGGAGATCGTCACGATCGGCTCGGCGTCGAAGTCGTTCTGGGGTGGCCTGCGGGTGGGCTGGATCCGCACGAATCAGGCGCTGATCACCAAGCTCCTCGGCATCCGCGCCACCGTCGACCTCGGCACCCCCGTCATGGACCAGCTCGCCACGGTCCACCTGCTGGAGAACGCCGACCCCATCCTCGACCGCCGCCGCGCCCAGCTGCGCGCCCAGCGCGCCACCCTCCTCGACGCCGTCGCCGAGGACCTCCCCGGCTGGCACATCGCCCCTGGCGCCGGCGGCATGTCCGTCTGGGCCCAGCTTCCCAGTCCGGTGTCGACCGCCCTGGCCGCCACCGCCCCCAACCACGGCGTCCTCCTCGCCGCCGGACCACGATTCGGCGTCCAGGGCGCCTTCGAACGCTTCGTCCGACTCCCCTTCACCCACCCCGAACCCGAGCTCCGGCTGGCCGTGAAATCCATCGCCGCAGCCTACGAAGCCCTCACCCCCCGAGCCGCCGAACCCCTCCAACCGCTCACCTGCTACTGA
- a CDS encoding methylated-DNA--[protein]-cysteine S-methyltransferase, with protein MSSGTDSTRTESVVAALFDTAIGLCAIAWHGDTVVRFQLPEASEEQTLARITRPFGGAPVDESEPGPAIVAAIAGIRAHLDGSLDALRWIELDLRGVPEFHRAVYAVTREIDPGRTLGYGDIATRLGAPGSAQAVGQALGRNPIPIVIPCHRVLAADHALHGFSAPGGIGTKARLLEIERAPGFGEPMLF; from the coding sequence ATGAGTTCCGGTACTGATTCCACTCGGACCGAATCGGTGGTCGCGGCGCTGTTCGACACCGCGATCGGCCTGTGCGCGATCGCCTGGCACGGCGACACCGTCGTGCGGTTCCAACTGCCCGAGGCCAGCGAGGAACAAACGCTCGCCCGGATCACCCGGCCGTTCGGCGGGGCACCCGTGGACGAGAGCGAGCCGGGGCCGGCGATCGTCGCGGCGATCGCGGGTATCCGGGCCCATCTGGACGGGTCGCTGGACGCGCTGCGCTGGATCGAACTGGACCTGCGCGGGGTGCCGGAGTTCCATCGCGCCGTGTACGCGGTGACCCGCGAGATCGACCCCGGCCGAACCCTCGGCTACGGCGACATCGCCACCCGCCTCGGCGCACCCGGCTCGGCGCAGGCCGTCGGGCAGGCTTTGGGCCGCAACCCGATTCCGATCGTCATCCCGTGCCACCGCGTCCTCGCCGCCGATCACGCACTCCATGGCTTCTCGGCACCCGGCGGCATCGGCACCAAGGCCCGGCTGCTCGAGATCGAGCGCGCGCCGGGCTTCGGTGAGCCGATGCTGTTCTGA